The Paenibacillus swuensis genome contains the following window.
CATTTGCAATTAGCGGCGTTACTTTTGGAGATGAGGGCAGCAGGCGAATGGTTTCCTTTGGTGACGGTCATACACATCTTGCAACGCCTGGGAGTTGTTCACGATTCATCCAGTTCTGACACAGAAGAACATATAGATGTGCTAATCAAGTCGTGGATCTTACCTTTAACGGAGTTAGGCTTCGCGCACCTGGGCAAGGATTCGGAGCAAGGGTGGGTATTCCGCTGGGCGATACAAACATTGATTCACCCTACTCTTGTTGAGGAGGACATTGAATTCCCTTTAGATCCTCGCACAGAGGGGATTTTTGTGCAGCCGGACTTTGAGGTCATCGTGCCTCCGACGGTTCCCTTGAGCATACGCTGGGAATTGGAATGCTTTACAGAGCCGCTGCGCACGGATCAGGTCATGGTGTATAGAATTACGAAAGACAGTGTTTTTCAAGCTTTTGAACAAGGCAGAAGCGCTGAGGAATTGGAAGCTTTTTTGAACAAAAACGCATTGTACGGGGTACCTGATCATGTAAGTCTCATCCTTGAAGAATGGAAACAGCAATGGGGCCGGGTTTACTTTAGTGAAGTAACCTTATTGCGTTGCAGAGATGAACGAACCGCGTCAGAGCTGGTTGCTCAAGCCGCTTTATCCAAGTACATCGTAGCTCCGATCGGACCGCGGGATTTCATTGTTCACAAGGATAAGATGCCGGAATTGACTTCCTACCTGGAAAAAGCGGGTTTACATCCTCGTAAAGGTTTGGTAGACCCTCAAGGGGAGAATACGGAGGGGCTCTATCCTAAATATGATGAACAGGCTGCGCTACGAAACGAGGAAGCGGATGCGGAGGAACGCAAGCCGAAAGGCATTGTGTACTCAAAAACCTCTGTGCAATACTACGATGTGGAGACAAAGCTTCCCGGGCTCGAGGAGGCGTATCCGCAACTTCAGGAAATCCCAGCCCTGTGGCTTCAAGAATTCAGAACCTATCACGGCTCTACAAAAAAAGAGATTTTAGCGCAGGCGGTTTCCTTCAGGGCCATTGTGAAGTTAAGGGAAGGCGAAGTCGAAGGAACTTTTATTCCGCTCGCCATACAGGAT
Protein-coding sequences here:
- a CDS encoding helicase-associated domain-containing protein is translated as MDSLQFSRRVTQVYLNALSGPFGKAENADDFQARVMDPALIKKVYDNMSKMEKAALLRIFLAAGTAPFEWKGLSRYTLNQNSESEGTDGPVPALPASELQVGLIYLRQKGVLFTFRKTWGEHVYVIPSDTAANWFQHIIDEFAGGTRNVLAAESAITTEHEAKRGLVFEVFHLLTFAARHELALTQKGTMHKRFVQKLAEKIQLDSRILSGLGFQYAYQDAYPASVAVVLDTALRAGLLTQSPDRFTLQTEELHRWLLRPVSEHQTELYRQFADLYRPAEIHLQLAALLLEMRAAGEWFPLVTVIHILQRLGVVHDSSSSDTEEHIDVLIKSWILPLTELGFAHLGKDSEQGWVFRWAIQTLIHPTLVEEDIEFPLDPRTEGIFVQPDFEVIVPPTVPLSIRWELECFTEPLRTDQVMVYRITKDSVFQAFEQGRSAEELEAFLNKNALYGVPDHVSLILEEWKQQWGRVYFSEVTLLRCRDERTASELVAQAALSKYIVAPIGPRDFIVHKDKMPELTSYLEKAGLHPRKGLVDPQGENTEGLYPKYDEQAALRNEEADAEERKPKGIVYSKTSVQYYDVETKLPGLEEAYPQLQEIPALWLQEFRTYHGSTKKEILAQAVSFRAIVKLREGEVEGTFIPLAIQDQRSGWSVSGYRAGSLVSLNADEIQELMLILPGVNEK